One window from the genome of Faecalibacterium sp. HTF-F encodes:
- a CDS encoding Fic/DOC family protein: MFSKYDVYTTVQSMYCYPDTDVLINKLNIHDKAELKQAEEEFTAIKQMALLQEPIKGRFTKTHLFRIHRFLFEDVYPFAGHIRKEQISKGDTMFYPPDLIDRELERVFKNIHSKKLLAEQDEEKQIQNLSQTMAELNIIHPFREGNGRSTRELIRCMALEYGLHINWGNTDRETLINAAIAAVDDDMAFCDVLKQCIESPN, from the coding sequence ATGTTCTCAAAGTATGATGTCTACACCACAGTGCAGTCCATGTACTGCTACCCGGATACGGATGTTCTGATCAACAAGTTGAACATTCATGATAAAGCCGAACTCAAACAGGCCGAAGAAGAATTTACGGCTATAAAGCAGATGGCTCTGTTACAGGAGCCAATCAAGGGACGTTTTACCAAAACTCACCTGTTTCGGATTCACCGCTTCCTTTTTGAAGATGTGTACCCGTTTGCAGGGCACATCCGCAAGGAACAAATCAGCAAGGGCGACACGATGTTCTACCCGCCAGACCTGATCGACCGAGAATTGGAGCGGGTGTTCAAAAACATTCACTCCAAGAAGCTGCTTGCCGAACAAGATGAAGAAAAGCAGATTCAAAATCTGTCGCAGACGATGGCAGAGCTGAACATCATCCATCCCTTCCGCGAGGGAAATGGCCGCAGCACTCGTGAATTGATTCGCTGCATGGCACTAGAATATGGTCTGCACATCAACTGGGGCAACACTGACCGAGAGACTTTGATCAACGCTGCAATTGCTGCCGTAGACGATGATATGGCGTTCTGCGATGTTCTAA
- a CDS encoding antitoxin VbhA family protein, translated as MSVKYTTPAQHKSNLRNVYGTFAIEGMTISKDTRSNLDRIGNGQASYQQVVNELRAKYAKKG; from the coding sequence ATGAGCGTCAAGTACACTACCCCTGCCCAGCACAAGAGCAATCTCCGCAATGTGTACGGCACCTTTGCCATTGAGGGAATGACCATCAGCAAGGACACGCGCAGCAACCTTGACCGCATTGGCAACGGTCAAGCCAGCTATCAGCAGGTCGTGAATGAACTGCGCGCAAAGTACGCGAAGAAGGGCTGA
- a CDS encoding oxaloacetate decarboxylase, with protein MLHLSSWMTTLPMMLIGMTGILLVIGFLVLVVMVLNCLTHRK; from the coding sequence ATGCTTCATCTTTCTTCCTGGATGACCACACTGCCCATGATGCTCATCGGCATGACCGGTATCCTGCTGGTCATCGGCTTTCTCGTGCTGGTTGTGATGGTGCTGAACTGCCTCACCCACCGCAAGTAA
- a CDS encoding helix-turn-helix domain-containing protein, with protein sequence MNHTAKRYLFEQSAVREFYSGAYYDLFLVMRGSGVFRCSEVVLPAQQQNLIIFKPGQGGRLEYAGAYGPLELIRVQLSPQTLAQLSDADTDLEKSFNVVPFRQVAVRPDSQIYMLLKNLARKLLMLPQERTQFGAAVFEHGILQMFVVLALRACIHVEFHTALVSRHHLMLDEVFLFIQAHLTEELTLERLEKEFFVSREHIAREFKRQTGQTVHRYIVKARLDRCCTLIEQGLPITEVYKTSGFGGYNHFFRAFKKEYGMTPKEYFHTTRQDARG encoded by the coding sequence GTGAATCATACAGCCAAGCGTTATCTTTTTGAGCAGAGCGCCGTCCGGGAATTTTATTCCGGCGCGTATTATGATTTGTTTCTAGTCATGCGGGGCAGCGGTGTGTTCCGGTGCAGCGAGGTGGTGCTGCCCGCACAGCAGCAGAATCTCATCATCTTCAAGCCCGGTCAGGGCGGCAGACTGGAATACGCCGGTGCTTACGGCCCGCTGGAACTTATTCGGGTGCAGCTGTCCCCCCAGACGCTGGCGCAGCTTTCGGACGCAGATACCGACCTTGAAAAAAGCTTCAACGTGGTGCCCTTCCGGCAGGTGGCTGTGCGCCCGGACAGCCAGATCTATATGCTGCTGAAAAACCTTGCCCGGAAGCTGCTGATGCTCCCGCAGGAGCGCACCCAGTTCGGTGCAGCGGTGTTCGAGCACGGTATTTTGCAAATGTTTGTGGTGCTGGCGCTGCGTGCCTGCATCCATGTGGAGTTCCACACCGCATTGGTCAGCCGCCACCACCTGATGCTGGACGAGGTGTTTTTGTTTATTCAGGCGCACCTTACCGAGGAACTGACGCTGGAGCGGCTGGAAAAGGAGTTTTTCGTCTCCCGGGAACATATTGCCCGGGAATTCAAACGCCAGACCGGGCAGACGGTGCACCGCTATATCGTAAAGGCGCGGTTAGACCGCTGCTGCACCCTCATCGAGCAGGGGCTGCCCATCACCGAGGTGTACAAGACCAGCGGCTTTGGCGGTTACAACCACTTTTTCCGCGCCTTTAAAAAGGAGTACGGCATGACCCCCAAGGAGTACTTCCACACCACCCGGCAGGACGCCCGGGGATGA
- a CDS encoding MFS transporter, protein MDQKKTIRPFSMKDKIGYTLGDLGCCFTEQYRAMYLSIFYTLILQVNPFHVGILLLITKIWDAVNDPIIGAMVDSRKATKGGKFIPWIRAFSFPMAVLCILGFVNVGNINYGLRLAYMFVTYVLYEALYTCVNVPFGTLSSVMTDDVSQRTALSRYRSLGGTIFMTVMVMIGPLFLYVDNKPVAGRFLMLACICAMLGLLCLQITCVWCKERVEVPERPQGEKLNYLHVLKEISHNKALLGVMFFSLTGMIGASVVNGLNTYLYKDFFGNVKIQAVSGMLSVLYAVLSFAITQPLANKFGKKEWCCMGAGFAAIVFGILFFFPVHNPVAFIVINGICYLGASGMQVLIWAMVNDAIDYHELQTGERNEGIVYSTYSFFRKLASAISGSLSSFVLGAIGYNVTAGAVQTAGVVNAIWKSYTGVYFLGYGIAVAILFFVYPLTKQKTAEMLTELKARRAAKESK, encoded by the coding sequence ATGGACCAGAAAAAGACCATCCGACCCTTCTCCATGAAGGACAAGATCGGTTATACGCTGGGCGATCTGGGCTGCTGTTTCACCGAGCAGTACCGTGCCATGTATCTGTCGATCTTCTACACCCTGATCCTGCAGGTCAACCCCTTCCACGTGGGTATCCTGCTGCTGATCACCAAGATCTGGGACGCCGTGAATGACCCCATCATCGGTGCCATGGTGGACTCCCGCAAGGCCACCAAGGGCGGCAAGTTCATCCCGTGGATCCGCGCCTTCTCCTTCCCCATGGCAGTGCTGTGCATACTTGGCTTTGTCAATGTAGGCAATATCAACTACGGCCTGCGTCTGGCCTACATGTTCGTCACCTACGTTCTGTACGAGGCGCTGTACACCTGCGTCAACGTGCCCTTCGGTACTCTGTCCAGCGTGATGACCGATGATGTCAGCCAGCGCACCGCACTGTCCCGCTACCGCAGCCTTGGCGGCACCATCTTCATGACCGTCATGGTCATGATCGGTCCCCTGTTCCTGTATGTGGACAACAAGCCCGTGGCTGGCCGCTTCCTGATGCTGGCCTGCATCTGCGCTATGCTGGGCCTGCTGTGCCTGCAGATCACCTGCGTGTGGTGCAAGGAGCGCGTGGAAGTGCCTGAGCGTCCGCAGGGCGAAAAGCTGAACTACCTGCACGTGCTCAAGGAGATCTCTCACAATAAGGCTCTGCTGGGCGTTATGTTCTTCAGCCTGACCGGCATGATCGGTGCTTCCGTGGTCAACGGTCTGAACACCTACCTGTATAAGGACTTCTTCGGCAACGTTAAAATTCAGGCTGTCTCCGGCATGCTGAGCGTGCTGTACGCGGTGCTGTCCTTTGCCATCACCCAGCCTCTTGCCAACAAGTTCGGCAAGAAGGAGTGGTGCTGCATGGGCGCCGGCTTTGCCGCCATCGTGTTCGGCATCCTGTTCTTCTTCCCCGTCCACAACCCCGTGGCCTTCATCGTCATCAACGGTATCTGCTATCTGGGCGCTTCCGGTATGCAGGTGCTGATCTGGGCCATGGTCAACGACGCCATCGACTACCATGAGCTGCAGACCGGCGAGCGCAACGAGGGCATCGTCTACTCCACCTACTCCTTCTTCCGCAAGCTTGCAAGCGCCATTTCCGGCAGCCTGTCCAGCTTTGTGCTGGGTGCCATCGGCTACAACGTTACCGCTGGCGCTGTGCAGACCGCAGGCGTTGTAAACGCCATCTGGAAGAGCTACACCGGCGTCTACTTTCTGGGCTACGGCATTGCAGTTGCCATCCTGTTCTTCGTCTACCCCCTGACCAAGCAGAAGACTGCTGAGATGCTGACCGAGCTGAAGGCTCGCCGCGCCGCAAAGGAGAGCAAGTAA
- a CDS encoding alpha/beta hydrolase family protein — translation MKILQVQFKNRNGHTLRGIVTLPDTEGKVPFVVHLHGFAGSCSGYKSMYTHLSRALAAQGIGSARFDFYGNGESDGEFEDMSFDGLHTDAQDIFAWAAEQPYVDSEKLFLSGQSMGGYIAASCAPVIQPHGLILLCPGAGMWFGCAQRADGVVQTGKDYTDMEGLCYKMAFNYEMAKHPDPFTEAKGYNGPVLLLRADDDRLVDEGTCSRYAQVYTAPEVDTIAGGGHNFATLAARAAVEEKTAAFIKANL, via the coding sequence ATGAAGATCTTACAGGTTCAGTTTAAAAACCGCAATGGCCACACCCTGCGCGGCATCGTGACCCTGCCCGACACCGAGGGCAAGGTACCCTTTGTGGTGCATCTGCACGGCTTTGCCGGCAGCTGCAGCGGCTACAAGTCCATGTACACCCACCTGTCTCGCGCTCTGGCAGCGCAGGGCATCGGCAGCGCCCGGTTCGATTTCTACGGCAACGGCGAGAGCGACGGCGAGTTCGAGGATATGAGCTTCGACGGCCTGCACACCGATGCACAGGATATCTTTGCATGGGCCGCTGAGCAGCCCTATGTGGACAGCGAAAAGCTGTTCCTCTCCGGCCAGAGCATGGGCGGCTACATTGCCGCCTCCTGCGCACCGGTCATCCAGCCCCACGGCCTGATTTTGCTGTGCCCGGGCGCCGGGATGTGGTTTGGCTGCGCACAGCGCGCCGACGGCGTTGTGCAGACCGGCAAGGACTACACCGACATGGAGGGTCTGTGCTACAAGATGGCCTTTAACTACGAGATGGCCAAGCACCCCGACCCCTTTACCGAGGCCAAGGGCTACAACGGCCCGGTGCTGCTGCTGCGCGCCGATGATGACCGTCTGGTGGACGAGGGCACCTGCAGCCGTTACGCACAGGTGTACACCGCACCCGAGGTGGACACCATTGCAGGCGGCGGCCACAACTTTGCCACGCTGGCAGCCCGTGCCGCCGTGGAGGAAAAGACCGCAGCATTCATCAAAGCAAATCTGTAA